Proteins encoded within one genomic window of Microbacterium sp. LKL04:
- the hemW gene encoding radical SAM family heme chaperone HemW, whose amino-acid sequence MGSALPLGDPAPADGALPHDVPVDPDVDFGVYLHVPFCRVRCGYCDFNTYTATELRGARQDAYADEVLHEIALSRDVLAAQGPLRAARTVFFGGGTPTLLPPGDLARMLGGIRDSFGLADGAEVTVEANPDTLTDEVARTLAAAGVTRFSIGMQSSVPHVLAALDRTHDPANIATAVAAARNAGVAVSLDLIYGAPGESLEDWRTSLETAIALTPDHISAYALIVEDGTKLERQIRRGEVPAPDDDLQADMYELADEMLAAAGYGWYEVSNWSTSPAQRSRHNLSYWRGQDWWGYGPGAHSHVGGLRWWNVKHPAAYAQRLALGESPAAGRERPDAEAHRLEVILLRSRIVDGVAVDEATVEGRRNVASLIADGLVDGAAAVRGRIVLTRRGRLLADAVVRALTA is encoded by the coding sequence ATGGGCTCTGCTCTTCCCCTGGGCGATCCCGCGCCCGCCGACGGTGCGCTGCCGCACGACGTCCCGGTCGATCCCGATGTCGACTTCGGCGTCTACCTGCACGTGCCGTTCTGTCGCGTGCGCTGCGGTTACTGCGACTTCAACACGTACACGGCGACCGAGCTGCGCGGTGCGCGTCAGGACGCCTATGCCGACGAGGTCCTGCACGAGATCGCGCTCTCACGCGATGTTCTCGCGGCACAGGGCCCACTGCGTGCGGCCCGGACGGTGTTCTTCGGCGGCGGCACCCCCACGCTCCTGCCGCCGGGGGACCTCGCGCGCATGCTCGGCGGGATCCGCGACTCCTTCGGGCTCGCCGACGGTGCAGAGGTGACGGTCGAGGCGAACCCCGACACTCTGACCGACGAGGTCGCGAGGACACTCGCTGCCGCCGGCGTCACGCGGTTCTCGATCGGCATGCAGTCGTCCGTGCCGCACGTCCTCGCGGCGCTCGACCGCACCCATGACCCCGCGAACATCGCGACCGCCGTCGCCGCGGCGCGGAATGCCGGGGTCGCCGTCAGCCTCGACCTCATCTACGGCGCGCCGGGGGAGTCGCTGGAAGACTGGCGCACGTCGCTCGAGACGGCGATCGCACTCACCCCCGATCACATCTCGGCGTACGCCCTCATCGTGGAGGACGGGACGAAGCTCGAGCGTCAGATCCGCCGCGGCGAGGTGCCCGCCCCCGACGACGATCTGCAGGCCGACATGTACGAGCTGGCCGACGAGATGCTGGCTGCCGCCGGCTACGGGTGGTACGAGGTCTCGAACTGGTCGACGAGCCCTGCGCAGCGCTCGCGCCACAACCTGTCGTACTGGCGGGGTCAGGACTGGTGGGGCTACGGTCCCGGTGCGCACAGCCACGTCGGCGGCCTGCGCTGGTGGAACGTGAAGCACCCGGCTGCGTACGCGCAGCGCTTGGCGCTGGGGGAGTCCCCGGCGGCGGGACGGGAGCGACCGGATGCCGAGGCCCACCGCCTCGAGGTCATCCTGCTCCGCTCGCGCATCGTCGACGGCGTCGCGGTCGACGAGGCGACCGTCGAGGGGCGGCGGAACGTGGCATCCCTCATCGCCGACGGACTCGTCGACGGCGCTGCGGCCGTCCGCGGGCGCATCGTCCTCACCAGGCGCGGGCGGCTCCTGGCCGACGCCGTCGTCCGCGCGCTCACCGCGTGA
- the hrcA gene encoding heat-inducible transcriptional repressor HrcA: MVSERGLQVLRAIVQDYVDTREPVGSKAIVDRHQFGVSAATIRNDMALLEDEELITAPHTSSGRVPTDKGYRVFVDHLADVRPLTSAQRSAIGAFLEDTGDLDDLLVRTVRSLTRLTGQVAIVQYPSFARANVSHVEVVHLGGTRIVIIVVTDTGRVSQRVVFLATEPSADEASQLKLTMTALLTGKSVKDGAAAIAKILEAETAAPREENRRIVLRAIGEELDEFRQDRMVMAGSATLARRESDFRGSIYPLLEAIEEQVTLLRLMGEMVADDRGLATSIGRENEPFGLSEASIVAGEYDAGGSHARIGVLGPTRMDYPTNLAAVRAVAHYLTRLLEEDETSR, translated from the coding sequence ATGGTCTCGGAACGCGGTCTTCAGGTGTTGCGTGCGATCGTGCAGGACTACGTCGACACGCGCGAGCCGGTCGGCAGCAAGGCGATCGTCGACCGTCACCAGTTCGGCGTGTCGGCTGCGACCATCCGCAATGACATGGCGCTCCTCGAGGACGAGGAGCTCATCACCGCGCCGCACACCTCGTCGGGCCGCGTGCCCACCGACAAGGGCTACCGCGTCTTCGTCGATCACCTCGCCGATGTCCGCCCCCTCACCTCGGCGCAGCGCTCCGCGATCGGGGCCTTCCTTGAGGACACGGGCGACCTCGACGACCTGCTCGTCCGGACGGTCCGTTCCCTCACCCGGCTGACCGGCCAGGTCGCGATCGTCCAGTACCCGTCGTTCGCGCGGGCCAACGTCTCGCACGTCGAGGTCGTGCACCTCGGCGGCACGCGCATCGTCATCATCGTCGTGACCGACACCGGTCGGGTCTCGCAGCGTGTCGTCTTCCTTGCGACCGAGCCGTCCGCCGACGAAGCGTCGCAGCTCAAGCTCACGATGACGGCGCTGCTCACCGGCAAGAGCGTCAAAGACGGTGCGGCGGCGATCGCGAAGATCCTCGAGGCCGAGACCGCCGCGCCGCGCGAGGAGAACCGTCGCATCGTGCTGCGGGCGATCGGTGAGGAGCTCGACGAGTTCCGCCAGGACCGCATGGTGATGGCGGGGTCCGCGACCCTCGCGCGCCGCGAGTCGGACTTCCGCGGCAGCATCTATCCCCTCCTCGAGGCGATCGAGGAGCAGGTGACCCTCCTGCGTCTGATGGGCGAGATGGTCGCCGACGATCGCGGACTGGCGACCAGCATCGGGCGCGAGAACGAGCCGTTCGGGCTGTCCGAGGCATCCATCGTCGCGGGCGAGTACGACGCCGGGGGGTCTCACGCCCGCATCGGTGTGCTCGGGCCCACACGGATGGATTACCCCACGAATCTCGCGGCGGTTCGCGCCGTCGCGCACTATCTGACGCGATTGCTCGAAGAAGACGAGACGTCGCGCTGA
- the dnaJ gene encoding molecular chaperone DnaJ has protein sequence MADHYEVLGVARDASPEEIKKAYRRLARQLHPDVNPGEDASEQFKLVTHAYDVLSDPDQRQRYDMGGDAGGFGGAGAGFGGFSDIFESFFGGGGGGTRAGRPRSRRERGQDALVRVDLDLGDVVFGVHRDIEVDTAVLCETCQGSCCQPGTQPVTCDICHGSGQIQRTVRSLLGNVVTSQPCTTCQGYGTTIPYPCSTCQGQGRVRARRTVSIDIPAGVETGLRLQLPGSGEVGPAGGPNGDLYLEVTVAPHDVFSRDGDDLLATLEVSMVDAILGTSVTIDSLDGSVDLDIRSGVQAGDELTIRGRGITPLRGDQRGDLRVGVQVVTPSHLDPKSRALVQELAKRMRPAPPHLAEFHPGLFSKLRGKFKR, from the coding sequence GTGGCTGACCACTACGAGGTCCTGGGCGTCGCGCGTGACGCGAGCCCCGAGGAGATCAAGAAGGCATACCGGCGTCTGGCGCGCCAGCTGCACCCGGATGTGAACCCCGGAGAGGATGCGTCCGAGCAGTTCAAGCTCGTGACGCACGCCTACGACGTGCTGAGCGACCCCGACCAGCGCCAGCGTTACGACATGGGCGGCGACGCCGGCGGCTTCGGCGGGGCCGGTGCCGGCTTCGGCGGCTTCAGCGACATCTTCGAGAGCTTCTTCGGGGGCGGCGGAGGCGGAACCCGCGCGGGACGGCCCCGGTCCCGTCGCGAGCGCGGTCAGGATGCCCTCGTCCGCGTCGACCTCGACCTCGGCGACGTCGTCTTCGGCGTCCACCGCGACATCGAGGTCGACACCGCCGTCCTCTGCGAGACCTGCCAGGGCTCGTGCTGCCAGCCGGGCACCCAGCCGGTCACGTGCGACATCTGCCACGGATCGGGTCAGATCCAGCGGACGGTCCGGAGCCTCCTCGGCAACGTCGTCACCTCCCAGCCCTGCACCACGTGCCAGGGGTACGGCACGACCATCCCGTACCCGTGCTCCACCTGCCAGGGCCAGGGCCGTGTGCGCGCGCGCCGCACCGTGTCGATCGACATCCCCGCCGGTGTCGAGACCGGTCTGCGCCTCCAGCTCCCCGGTTCGGGCGAGGTCGGCCCCGCCGGCGGTCCGAACGGCGACCTGTACCTCGAGGTCACCGTCGCCCCGCACGACGTGTTCAGCCGTGACGGCGACGACCTGCTCGCAACCCTCGAGGTCTCGATGGTCGACGCGATCCTCGGCACGAGCGTCACGATCGACTCGCTCGACGGCTCCGTCGACCTCGACATCCGCTCCGGCGTCCAGGCGGGCGACGAGCTCACCATCCGCGGCCGGGGGATCACGCCCCTCCGCGGCGACCAGCGCGGCGACCTCCGCGTCGGCGTGCAGGTCGTCACTCCCTCGCACCTCGACCCCAAGTCCCGGGCTCTCGTGCAGGAGCTCGCGAAGCGGATGCGCCCCGCCCCGCCGCACCTGGCGGAGTTCCACCCGGGCCTGTTCTCCAAGCTCCGCGGCAAGTTCAAGCGCTGA
- a CDS encoding 16S rRNA (uracil(1498)-N(3))-methyltransferase, protein MALHFLIEDAGAAGPGDVVRLTGAEAHHAAAVRRIRVGEAVTVGDGRGVWLSGTVSEAAPKEVSVEVSGRASVPPASPRTVLVQALAKGDRDELAVQAATELGVDAITPWQAARSVSRWEGPKVAKGVARWETIAREAAKQAHRPWLADLDQPVTTRELAARARGARMLVLEPTASVALSRIEIDADDASDVILVVGPEGGISPEELDLLQAAGATLVRLGDTVLRTSTAGPAALAVVNAALGRW, encoded by the coding sequence GTGGCCCTCCACTTCCTGATCGAGGATGCCGGGGCCGCCGGTCCGGGCGATGTCGTCCGGTTGACGGGGGCCGAAGCGCACCACGCTGCGGCCGTCCGCCGCATCCGTGTGGGCGAGGCAGTCACGGTCGGCGACGGCCGCGGCGTGTGGCTGAGCGGGACGGTGTCCGAGGCCGCCCCGAAGGAGGTCTCGGTGGAGGTCTCCGGTCGTGCGTCGGTGCCGCCGGCGTCCCCGCGCACCGTCCTCGTCCAGGCCCTCGCGAAGGGCGACCGCGACGAGCTCGCCGTCCAGGCCGCGACAGAGCTCGGTGTCGATGCGATCACGCCGTGGCAGGCCGCCCGTTCGGTCTCGCGGTGGGAGGGCCCGAAGGTCGCCAAGGGCGTCGCGCGCTGGGAGACCATCGCCCGCGAGGCGGCGAAGCAGGCCCACCGGCCCTGGCTCGCCGACCTCGACCAGCCGGTGACGACGCGGGAGCTGGCGGCGCGTGCCCGGGGCGCGCGGATGCTGGTGCTCGAACCCACGGCATCCGTCGCCCTGTCGCGCATCGAGATCGATGCGGACGACGCGAGCGACGTGATCCTCGTCGTGGGGCCCGAAGGGGGCATCTCGCCCGAGGAACTCGATCTGCTGCAGGCCGCGGGCGCGACGCTGGTGCGGCTCGGCGACACGGTGCTGCGCACCTCCACAGCGGGTCCTGCTGCCCTCGCGGTCGTCAATGCCGCCCTCGGTCGCTGGTGA
- a CDS encoding histidine triad nucleotide-binding protein, producing MSEPSVFTRILRGEIPSEIVAETDNAFAIRDIAPQAPVHLLVIPKTEDYRDVVELAAGDPALLAELIGLANSVAAEHAGGDFRLVFNTGPDAGQTVFHVHAHVLGGGLTEGSLGG from the coding sequence ATGAGCGAGCCATCGGTGTTCACCCGCATCCTCCGGGGTGAGATCCCCTCCGAGATCGTCGCCGAGACCGACAATGCGTTCGCGATCCGCGACATCGCCCCGCAGGCACCCGTCCATCTCCTCGTGATCCCCAAGACCGAGGACTACCGCGACGTGGTCGAGCTCGCGGCAGGCGACCCCGCCCTCCTCGCCGAGCTGATCGGCCTCGCGAACAGCGTCGCCGCCGAGCACGCAGGCGGAGACTTCAGACTCGTATTCAACACCGGCCCCGATGCCGGACAGACCGTGTTCCACGTCCATGCACACGTGCTGGGCGGCGGGCTCACGGAAGGGAGCCTCGGTGGCTGA
- a CDS encoding PhoH family protein yields MHTCWAAGSRKGASVADSAEPTVAHIYADGVAMVQLLGPQDRLLRTVEREHPDVQVHVRGNEITLTGDEGAVARAHELVDELIGMARAGQGLDPSDVTQSNRILRENSGMRPSEVLGEAILSSRGKVIRPKTRGQKEYVDAIEENTIVFGIGPAGTGKTYLAMAKAVQALQRKEVSRIILTRPAVEAGERLGFLPGTLTDKIDPYLRPLYDALNEMMDPELVPKLMASGTIEVAPLAYMRGRTLNDSFVVLDEAQNTTPEQMKMFLTRLGFGTRMVVTGDITQVDLPQGASGLRLVTRVLKDIDDIHFSRLTSDDVVRHTLVGRIVDAYTAYDEEKLVARRERDEASEFANRAERRTGLRPAGPRDRQPKRGRS; encoded by the coding sequence ATGCACACGTGCTGGGCGGCGGGCTCACGGAAGGGAGCCTCGGTGGCTGACAGCGCCGAACCCACCGTCGCGCACATCTACGCCGACGGTGTCGCCATGGTGCAGCTACTCGGTCCGCAGGACCGTCTGCTGCGCACCGTGGAACGCGAACACCCCGACGTGCAGGTGCACGTCCGCGGCAACGAGATCACCCTCACCGGTGACGAGGGCGCCGTCGCCCGCGCCCACGAGCTCGTGGACGAGCTGATCGGCATGGCGCGAGCGGGTCAGGGCCTCGACCCCAGCGACGTGACCCAATCGAACCGCATCCTCCGCGAGAACAGCGGCATGCGTCCCTCCGAGGTGCTCGGCGAGGCGATCCTGTCCTCGCGCGGGAAGGTCATCCGGCCCAAGACGCGCGGTCAGAAGGAGTACGTCGACGCGATCGAGGAGAACACGATCGTCTTCGGCATCGGCCCCGCCGGCACCGGCAAGACCTACCTCGCGATGGCGAAGGCCGTCCAGGCGCTGCAGCGCAAGGAGGTCAGCCGCATCATCCTGACCCGTCCCGCCGTCGAGGCGGGGGAGCGGCTCGGATTCCTCCCCGGAACGCTGACCGACAAGATCGACCCGTACCTCCGCCCGCTCTACGACGCCCTGAACGAGATGATGGACCCCGAGCTCGTCCCCAAGCTCATGGCGTCGGGAACCATCGAGGTCGCCCCCCTCGCGTACATGCGCGGTCGCACGCTCAACGACTCGTTCGTCGTCCTCGACGAGGCGCAGAACACGACGCCCGAGCAGATGAAGATGTTCCTCACGCGCCTCGGCTTCGGCACCCGGATGGTCGTGACCGGTGACATCACGCAGGTCGACCTGCCGCAGGGCGCGTCGGGTCTGCGCCTGGTCACCCGAGTCCTGAAGGACATCGACGACATCCACTTCTCACGCCTCACGAGCGATGACGTCGTGCGTCACACGCTGGTCGGCCGCATCGTCGACGCGTACACCGCCTACGACGAGGAGAAGCTCGTGGCGCGCCGTGAGCGCGACGAGGCGAGCGAGTTCGCCAACCGCGCCGAGCGCCGGACGGGCCTGCGCCCCGCCGGCCCCCGAGATCGACAGCCCAAGCGAGGACGTTCATGA
- the ybeY gene encoding rRNA maturation RNase YbeY: MTIEITNESGVEVDETVLLRLTENNFAELHVSPDADVAILLVDEGAMEALHVQWMDEPGPTDVLSFPMDELRPGTDEAPTPPGLLGDIVLCPQVAETQAQAAKHTTMDELILLTTHGLLHLLGFDHAEPEEEREMFGLQKELIGAFHTSERHRRA, from the coding sequence ATGACCATCGAGATCACCAACGAGTCCGGCGTCGAGGTCGATGAGACCGTCCTCCTCCGCCTCACCGAGAACAACTTCGCCGAGCTGCACGTGAGCCCGGATGCCGACGTCGCGATCCTTCTCGTCGACGAGGGAGCGATGGAGGCGCTGCACGTCCAGTGGATGGACGAGCCCGGGCCGACCGATGTGCTGAGCTTCCCCATGGACGAGCTTCGCCCCGGCACCGACGAGGCCCCCACCCCTCCCGGGCTGCTCGGCGACATCGTGCTGTGCCCCCAGGTCGCTGAGACCCAGGCGCAGGCGGCGAAGCACACCACGATGGACGAGCTCATCCTCCTGACGACGCACGGCCTGCTCCACCTGCTCGGATTCGACCACGCGGAGCCCGAAGAGGAACGCGAGATGTTCGGACTCCAGAAGGAGCTCATCGGGGCGTTCCACACGAGCGAGCGCCACCGGCGCGCATGA
- a CDS encoding hemolysin family protein, with product MTEILLFVAAGLLVALGGLMASLEAALDVTSRTDLADLADEARTGASLRRIAADPDAHRTAVVFIRILIETAAAVLVTVALTLVFDNIWWAMLAAVVVMTVASFVLVGASPRAVGRQHAKGFLKACAGLIRGARIVLGPLAHLLVLLGDRLTPGIHRGASFASEEQLLSMVDEAASQDLIEADDRDLIHSVFDFTDRFVRAVMVPRTDMVTMDAAATTQEAMTLFLDKGVSRIPIADGEADDITGVVYLKDLVQFAYRDETAWRGVPVAQVARPAVFVPESMRAETLLQQMKREAVHVCLVVDEYGGVSGLVTLEDLIEELVGEIADEYDLRTSEVSDLGGGRFRVSTRLALDEVGDLFGIELEDDDVDSIGGLFGKALGSVPVPGVRVEHSGLVLTGGTSLGRGRGLATVFVERAERPTAEPGTPSTAEIRVARGSE from the coding sequence ATGACCGAGATCCTCCTCTTCGTCGCGGCGGGGCTCCTCGTCGCGCTCGGCGGCCTGATGGCCTCGCTGGAGGCCGCGCTCGATGTGACCTCGCGTACGGACCTCGCGGATCTAGCCGATGAGGCGCGCACCGGCGCGAGTCTGCGGCGGATCGCGGCGGACCCGGACGCGCACCGCACGGCCGTCGTCTTCATCCGCATCCTCATCGAGACTGCAGCGGCCGTCCTCGTCACGGTCGCCCTCACCCTCGTCTTCGACAACATCTGGTGGGCCATGCTCGCTGCGGTCGTCGTCATGACGGTCGCCTCGTTCGTCCTCGTGGGCGCATCGCCGCGCGCCGTGGGCCGTCAGCACGCGAAGGGGTTCCTGAAGGCGTGCGCCGGGCTCATCCGCGGGGCGCGCATCGTGCTGGGCCCGCTCGCGCACCTGCTGGTCCTCCTCGGCGACCGCCTGACCCCCGGCATCCACCGCGGCGCGTCCTTCGCGTCGGAGGAGCAGCTGCTGAGCATGGTCGACGAGGCCGCCTCGCAGGACCTCATCGAGGCCGATGACCGCGACCTCATCCACTCCGTCTTCGACTTCACCGACCGGTTCGTGCGTGCCGTGATGGTGCCCCGCACCGACATGGTGACGATGGATGCCGCGGCCACGACGCAGGAGGCGATGACCCTCTTCCTCGACAAGGGCGTCTCGCGCATCCCGATCGCCGACGGCGAGGCCGACGACATCACCGGCGTCGTGTACCTCAAGGACCTCGTGCAGTTCGCCTACCGCGACGAGACCGCCTGGCGCGGAGTGCCGGTCGCCCAGGTCGCCCGGCCCGCCGTCTTCGTCCCTGAATCGATGCGCGCCGAGACCCTCCTGCAGCAGATGAAGCGCGAAGCCGTGCACGTCTGCCTCGTCGTCGACGAGTACGGCGGGGTGTCGGGACTTGTGACGCTCGAAGACCTCATCGAGGAGCTCGTGGGCGAGATCGCCGACGAGTACGACCTGCGCACGAGCGAGGTCTCAGACCTCGGCGGCGGGCGTTTCCGTGTGAGCACCCGTCTGGCGCTCGACGAGGTCGGAGACCTCTTCGGGATCGAACTCGAGGACGACGACGTGGACTCGATCGGCGGCCTCTTCGGCAAGGCGCTCGGCAGCGTCCCCGTCCCGGGAGTGCGCGTCGAGCACAGCGGGCTCGTCCTCACCGGCGGCACGTCCCTCGGCCGGGGTCGCGGCCTCGCGACGGTGTTCGTCGAGCGCGCCGAGCGCCCGACCGCCGAACCCGGAACCCCTTCCACCGCAGAGATCCGCGTTGCGCGGGGATCGGAGTGA
- the era gene encoding GTPase Era: MTVSSRSGFVTFVGRPNVGKSTLTNALVGEKVAITSDKPQTTRKAIRGILNRPGGQLVIVDTPGIHKPRTLLGQRLNDLVEQVLGDVDAIGFLVPATEKVGPGDRRIAASLDGYGRAKKVAIVTKVDIASREEITERLMEVDALREDWDAVIPLSAVTDDQLDVLADELLKLMPTGPALYPEGIVTDESLEDRIAEIIREAALDGVRDELPHSIAVTVEDIAAREDSDLTDVYANIVVERDSQKAIIIGRGGSRLKDVGARSRAGIEPLVGGRVFLSLRVRVAKEWQRDPKQLGRLGF; the protein is encoded by the coding sequence GTGACCGTGAGCAGCCGTTCCGGTTTCGTGACGTTCGTCGGACGTCCCAACGTCGGCAAGTCGACCCTGACCAACGCCCTCGTCGGCGAAAAGGTCGCGATCACGAGCGACAAGCCCCAGACCACGCGCAAGGCGATCCGCGGCATCCTCAACCGCCCGGGCGGTCAGCTCGTGATCGTCGACACCCCCGGCATCCACAAGCCGCGGACCCTTCTGGGCCAGCGGCTGAACGACCTCGTCGAGCAGGTGCTCGGCGACGTCGACGCGATCGGGTTCCTCGTGCCGGCCACCGAGAAGGTCGGCCCCGGCGACCGGCGCATCGCGGCATCCCTCGACGGCTACGGCCGGGCGAAGAAGGTCGCCATCGTCACGAAGGTCGACATCGCGTCGCGCGAGGAGATCACCGAGCGCCTCATGGAGGTCGACGCGCTCCGCGAGGACTGGGACGCCGTCATCCCGCTGTCCGCCGTGACCGACGACCAGCTCGACGTGCTGGCCGACGAGCTGCTGAAGCTCATGCCGACCGGTCCCGCCCTGTACCCGGAGGGCATCGTCACGGACGAGAGCCTCGAGGATCGGATCGCCGAGATCATCCGCGAGGCGGCGCTCGACGGCGTCCGCGACGAACTGCCGCACTCGATCGCCGTGACCGTCGAGGACATCGCCGCCCGCGAGGACAGCGACCTCACCGACGTGTACGCCAACATCGTCGTCGAGCGCGACAGTCAGAAGGCGATCATCATCGGTCGCGGCGGATCGCGACTGAAAGACGTCGGCGCGCGCTCGCGCGCCGGCATCGAGCCGCTCGTCGGCGGTCGCGTGTTCCTCTCGCTGCGCGTGCGCGTCGCGAAGGAGTGGCAGCGCGACCCCAAGCAGTTGGGGCGCCTCGGATTCTGA
- a CDS encoding quinone oxidoreductase family protein produces MAQAWFATGPDGLDERELREVDVPAPAAGEVTIRVHAIGMNPADYKYPTRPDASFPFPLGYEVSGEITALGPDTEIGSGHANIGDEVLAFRLRGGYATEVTIPAEKAFAKPATVTHPEAANLFLAGATAAELLELSGAGRGDTVLFHAASGAVGVSFLQQAAVRGVRVVGTASERNADVVRRYGGIPIAYGPGLIDRAKDAAGGAAFVASLDGVGTDEAIDASLALIEDRKRIITIVRRDLESEGIVAIGGMLPASAAFRDAVRGELVDLARRGLLEVPVARTYPFADAVEAARFLKEGHPGGKLALLT; encoded by the coding sequence ATGGCACAGGCATGGTTCGCGACCGGTCCCGACGGGCTGGACGAGCGGGAGCTGCGAGAGGTGGACGTCCCCGCGCCCGCAGCCGGCGAGGTGACGATCCGGGTGCACGCTATCGGAATGAACCCCGCCGACTACAAGTACCCGACCCGACCCGATGCGTCGTTCCCGTTCCCTCTCGGCTATGAGGTCTCCGGTGAGATCACCGCTCTGGGTCCTGACACGGAGATCGGCTCGGGGCACGCGAACATCGGCGACGAGGTCCTCGCGTTCCGACTGCGTGGCGGATACGCGACCGAGGTGACCATTCCGGCAGAGAAGGCCTTCGCGAAGCCGGCGACGGTGACGCATCCCGAGGCGGCCAACCTGTTCCTGGCGGGCGCCACGGCCGCCGAGCTGCTCGAGCTGAGCGGCGCGGGCCGCGGCGACACCGTGCTCTTCCACGCGGCATCCGGCGCCGTCGGTGTCAGCTTCCTGCAGCAGGCGGCGGTGCGCGGCGTCCGCGTCGTCGGGACGGCGAGCGAGCGCAACGCCGACGTCGTCCGGCGCTACGGCGGCATCCCGATCGCCTACGGTCCGGGCCTCATCGACAGAGCGAAGGATGCCGCGGGTGGCGCCGCCTTCGTCGCATCGCTCGACGGCGTGGGGACCGATGAGGCGATCGACGCCTCCCTCGCGCTCATCGAGGACCGTAAGCGCATCATCACGATCGTCCGTCGCGACCTGGAGTCCGAAGGCATCGTCGCGATCGGCGGGATGCTGCCCGCGAGCGCCGCGTTCCGCGATGCCGTCCGGGGAGAGCTCGTCGATCTCGCGCGTCGCGGGCTGCTCGAGGTGCCCGTCGCACGCACCTACCCGTTCGCCGACGCGGTCGAGGCGGCGCGCTTCCTCAAGGAGGGGCACCCCGGCGGCAAGCTCGCCCTGCTGACCTGA